From Carassius gibelio isolate Cgi1373 ecotype wild population from Czech Republic chromosome B21, carGib1.2-hapl.c, whole genome shotgun sequence, the proteins below share one genomic window:
- the slc6a7 gene encoding sodium-dependent proline transporter produces MKPLSEQCSEHQKKSVGEMPSEETRTAAPGNGVTVNAAPTRESPGQQNGTVSSPDVPRPVSQTQSEHQPPSSTPAAPAQPPREQWGGKYEFLLSCIGYCVGLGNVWRFPYLCYRNGGGVFLIPYFIMLFFTGMPLFLMELSLGQYGAAGPITVWKCCPLLKGIGIGMLCVSILVCLYYNVIIAWTFYYLGSSFQSPLPWSCDALHNIPLCQNKTNITQSPSEVFWNERVLGVVNSKGLHDPGPVRWPLALCLLAAWVVIFLCMLKGIRSSGKVVYVTATFPYFVLVVLIIRGATLEGSLNGVAFYLTPNWAHLANAQVWNDAASQIFYSLGIGVGGLLSMASYNKFDNNVIRDTLIITIGNCGTSFFAGFAIFSILGHMAWRKKVPVGQVADSGPGLAFVAYPEALALLPGSVFWSILFFLMLFMLGVDTLFGNMEGICTAVLDEFPQLRSNLKHKTLFLALLCFSFYLMGLLLITDGGIYWFTLIDSFSTSFGLIIITLFMCIGISFFYGVNQFCQDIVDMICRCPPWCTKLLLYFKACWLVFTPFLLTFILTYIFIEMYRTSLHYGTYVFPTWGKALGVCMGAFCCLQILIWAIVAVSKESGTLKDRFQKSIRPLNSWRVNNINTTSQEQHVEPQRVEGPFTVNLTEADFTAMNWEAISEA; encoded by the exons ATGAAACCATTAAGTGAACAATGTAGCGAGCATCAGAAGAAAAGCGTTGGGGAGATGCCGAGTGAGGAGACGAGAACAGCAGCACCTGGAAACGGTGTGACTGTGAACGCAGCTCCTACGAGAGAG AGTCCAGGACAGCAGAATGGGACTGTGTCTTCTCCTGATGTCCCCAGGCCTGTATCCCAGACTCAATCTGAGCACCAGCCTCCATCCTCTACACCAGCTGCTCCTGCTCAGCCTCCCAGAGAACAGTGGGGCGGCAAATATGAATTTCTGCTCTCCTGTATTGGCTACTGTGTGGGCCTGGGAAATGTCTGGAGGTTCCCTTACCTCTGCTACCGAAACGGAGGAG GTGTGTTTCTCATCCCGTACTTCATCATGCTCTTCTTCACGGGAATGCCGCTCTTCCTCATGGAGCTCAGCCTGGGCCAGTATGGAGCCGCGGGTCCCATCACAGTCTGGAAGTGCTGTCCCCTCCTCAAAG GGATTGGAATAGGGATGCTATGTGTGTCCATTCTTGTGTGTCTCTATTATAATGTGATTATCGCTTGGACGTTCTACTACCTGGGCAGTTCTTTCCAGAGCCCTCTGCCCTGGTCATGTGATGCTCTTCATAACATTCCCCTTTGTCAA AACAAAACTAATATCACCCAAAGTCCCTCTGAGGTCTTCTGGAA cgAGAGGGTTCTGGGAGTAGTGAACAGCAAAGGGCTGCATGATCCCGGTCCAGTGCGTTGGCCTCTAGCTCTGTGCTTGCTGGCTGCCTGGGTCGTCATTTTCCTCTGCATGCTCAAGGGTATTCGCAGCTCTGGCAAG GTGGTGTATGTGACTGCTACCTTCCCCTATTTTGTGCTGGTGGTCCTCATCATCAGAGGGGCCACCCTTGAGGGCTCTTTAAACGGTGTCGCCTTCTACCTCACTCCAAATTGGGCCCATTTGGCGAATGCACAG gtttggaatgatgctGCGTCGCAGATCTTTTATTCTTTGGGTATTGGGGTTGGTGGACTCCTGTCAATGGCGTcttacaataaatttgacaataaTGTCATCAG GGATACTCTAATCATCACCATAGGGAACTGCGGGACTAGCTTTTTTGCAGGCTTTGCCATTTTCTCTATCCTGGGACATATGGCTTGGAGGAAGAAGGTGCCTGTGGGTCAGGTGGCTGACTCAG GTCCTGGTCTGGCATTTGTTGCCTACCCAGAAGCCCTGGCTCTTCTCCCAGGATCAGTGTTTTGGTCCATTCTGTTTTTTCTCATGCTCTTTATGCTGGGAGTGGATACACTG TTTGGTAACATGGAGGGGATCTGTACAGCTGTGCTGGATGAGTTTCCCCAGCTCAGATCCAATCTGAAGCACAAGACGCTCTTCCTGGCGCTGCTCTGTTTCTCCTTCTATCTGATGGGCCTGCTGCTCATCACTGAT GGTGGGATATACTGGTTCACGCTCATAGACTCCTTCAGCACAAGCTTTGGTCTCATCATCATTACTCTCTTCATGTGTATTGGCATCTCATTCTTTTATG GGGTGAACCAGTTCTGTCAGGACATTGTGGACATGATCTGTCGCTGTCCACCCTGGTGCACAAAACTGCTATTGTACTTCAAAGCCTGCTGGCTGGTTTTCACCCCCTTCCTGTTAACG TTCATCCTGACCTACATCTTCATCGAGATGTACCGTACGTCTCTGCACTACGGCACCTATGTGTTCCCGACCTGGGGCAAAGCGTTGGGCGTCTGTATGGGTGCCTTCTGCTGTCTGCAGATTCTCATCTGGGCCATAGTGGCCGTCAGTAAAGAGTCTGGCACTCTTAAAGAT CGCTTCCAGAAATCTATCCGTCCTCTCAATTCCTGGCGCGTTAACAACATAAACACGACCTCTCAGGAGCAGCATGTGGAGCCTCAGCGTGTTGAGGGACCCTTCACGGTTAACCTGACTGAAGCGGACTTCACCGCCATGAACTGGGAGGCCATAAGCGAGGCATAA